A genomic segment from Tuwongella immobilis encodes:
- a CDS encoding response regulator, with translation MKTVFTTGEAAKICKVSQQTIIRCFDNGQLKGFRVPGSRFRRIPREALYKFMKDNGIPTDALESGKRKVLLVDDDAELVEVILAVLNEDGRFEVRVAANGFDAGMMVKEYRPDLIVLDVMLPDINGREVCHRVRADNTLEDVRIICMSGMVEEDKIQELKLSGADDFIRKPFDIDELIERMCVQLEIEPSTAA, from the coding sequence ATGAAGACGGTATTTACGACCGGCGAAGCGGCCAAAATTTGTAAGGTCTCTCAACAGACCATTATTCGTTGTTTCGATAACGGCCAACTCAAAGGCTTTCGCGTTCCCGGATCTCGGTTTCGCCGAATCCCCCGCGAAGCATTGTATAAATTCATGAAGGACAACGGCATCCCCACGGATGCCCTGGAAAGCGGCAAGCGCAAGGTGCTGCTGGTGGATGACGACGCCGAACTGGTCGAAGTCATCCTGGCCGTCCTGAATGAAGATGGCCGATTCGAAGTGCGGGTCGCCGCCAATGGCTTTGACGCGGGCATGATGGTCAAGGAATATCGCCCGGACCTGATTGTCCTGGATGTCATGCTCCCGGATATTAACGGCCGCGAAGTCTGCCATCGCGTCCGAGCCGATAACACCCTCGAAGATGTCCGCATTATCTGCATGTCGGGCATGGTCGAAGAAGACAAGATTCAAGAGTTGAAGCTCTCGGGTGCCGATGACTTCATCCGCAAGCCGTTCGATATCGACGAGTTGATCGAACGCATGTGCGTTCAACTCGAAATTGAACCCTCGA